In Paenibacillus sp. JQZ6Y-1, the following proteins share a genomic window:
- a CDS encoding aminoglycoside 6-adenylyltransferase has protein sequence MRSEQQMMELIVGVAQQNEHVRAVAMNGSRVNPAAKRDCFQDYDVVYIVDNMKSFMENQEWVDVFGERIIMQMPEQGTLIPSANNGSFMYLMLFADGNRIDLRLLPMEQRYDYVQEDTLTVVLLDKDGIMPTVSSPTDASHVVKLPTAQNVADCCTEFWWISTYIAKGLRRGELLYAMDHLNRYMRPMLELLLSWKVASEHSEGINVGKSRKYLHHYVSEEVYRRLLNTYPRAEAEDIWNAVWIMTALFDETAQQLAQTLKLNSNRDEAEQVLAYLKSVHDPTTYTQS, from the coding sequence ATGCGAAGTGAGCAACAGATGATGGAGCTGATTGTGGGTGTGGCACAGCAAAATGAGCATGTGCGGGCAGTCGCGATGAACGGCTCGCGTGTGAATCCAGCGGCAAAACGGGATTGTTTTCAGGATTATGATGTGGTCTATATCGTGGATAACATGAAATCTTTTATGGAGAATCAGGAGTGGGTGGATGTGTTTGGCGAACGGATTATCATGCAGATGCCAGAGCAGGGGACACTGATTCCGTCTGCTAACAATGGCAGCTTCATGTACCTCATGCTGTTTGCCGATGGAAACCGGATCGACCTGCGTCTACTGCCAATGGAGCAGCGATATGACTATGTGCAGGAGGATACGCTAACCGTCGTGCTTTTGGATAAGGATGGCATCATGCCGACGGTATCCTCGCCGACCGATGCAAGTCATGTGGTGAAGCTGCCAACCGCGCAGAATGTTGCCGATTGCTGTACTGAATTTTGGTGGATATCGACGTATATTGCAAAAGGGCTGCGGCGCGGCGAGCTGCTGTATGCGATGGATCATCTGAACCGATATATGCGTCCGATGCTGGAGTTGCTGCTGTCATGGAAGGTGGCAAGCGAACACTCAGAAGGCATCAATGTAGGTAAAAGCAGAAAGTACTTGCACCATTATGTATCGGAAGAAGTCTATCGTCGTCTATTGAACACGTATCCGCGCGCAGAAGCCGAAGACATCTGGAACGCCGTCTGGATCATGACCGCCTTGTTTGACGAAACGGCGCAGCAACTGGCACAAACGTTGAAGCTGAATAGCAATCGGGATGAAGCAGAGCAGGTGCTTGCTTATTTGAAGTCAGTACACGATCCTACTACCTATACTCAGTCGTAG
- a CDS encoding BtrH N-terminal domain-containing protein, giving the protein MPHSYRIQLKPLPGFEWSSLTGNVASAAAYVGSDYMYAFADAWSFSCLKEQASSGFAALGQESVLYNTSYEQILDWSRIDYRVSNYLPAEEALALIRLELAQKRPVLVKGDSFYCGWFPENYGQQHSSNFYLITGYDDLTHQLFCTDVAYMTHHYPQSVSDFSLGFAGELMTMWPTHDQYRPIVQQPSLDEILVRSAERNLAQKQEACPMFESMLQLANKLPELDRLAVEQQQHDGPGSMNRLSLELLYIVQSRMQFVRLLDKLCVEQNQAMCQLVEGFAQSVRSWSLIRSAYLHTFEPRSSRERILDSMATEIHVTAALEREISQSIMHIRRLQHVSDRFQQRMLGES; this is encoded by the coding sequence ATGCCCCACTCGTACCGCATCCAGCTGAAACCGCTACCGGGATTTGAATGGTCCAGCTTGACTGGGAATGTCGCCAGTGCTGCCGCTTATGTGGGCAGCGATTATATGTATGCCTTTGCCGATGCTTGGTCGTTCTCCTGTCTAAAGGAGCAGGCATCGTCCGGCTTTGCCGCGCTTGGGCAGGAATCGGTATTGTACAACACCTCATATGAACAGATTCTCGACTGGAGTCGAATCGATTACCGCGTCTCTAACTATTTACCTGCCGAGGAAGCGTTGGCACTGATCCGGCTTGAGCTGGCGCAGAAGCGTCCGGTGCTGGTGAAGGGCGATTCCTTTTACTGCGGCTGGTTTCCAGAAAATTATGGGCAGCAGCACAGTTCTAACTTTTATCTGATTACTGGCTACGATGATCTAACGCATCAGCTGTTTTGTACGGATGTAGCGTATATGACGCATCATTATCCACAATCGGTAAGCGACTTTAGCTTGGGCTTTGCTGGCGAGCTAATGACAATGTGGCCGACGCATGATCAGTATCGTCCGATTGTACAGCAGCCTTCGCTGGACGAGATTCTGGTACGCAGCGCAGAGCGCAATCTGGCGCAAAAGCAGGAAGCTTGTCCGATGTTTGAATCGATGCTGCAATTGGCAAACAAGTTGCCAGAGCTGGATCGGCTAGCAGTGGAGCAGCAACAGCATGACGGCCCGGGCAGTATGAATCGGCTGAGTTTGGAGCTGCTATATATTGTACAATCTCGGATGCAGTTTGTCCGATTGCTAGATAAGCTGTGCGTGGAGCAGAATCAGGCGATGTGCCAGCTGGTAGAGGGGTTTGCCCAAAGTGTGCGTAGCTGGTCGCTGATTCGTTCTGCTTATTTACATACATTTGAGCCGCGCAGCTCTCGTGAGCGTATTCTGGACAGTATGGCAACCGAGATTCATGTGACTGCCGCCCTAGAACGAGAAATTTCACAAAGTATTATGCATATTCGCCGCTTGCAACATGTATCGGACCGTTTCCAACAGCGAATGCTGGGCGAGTCGTAG